The following proteins are encoded in a genomic region of Gossypium raimondii isolate GPD5lz unplaced genomic scaffold, ASM2569854v1 Contig00296, whole genome shotgun sequence:
- the LOC128038566 gene encoding protein TIC 214-like — translation MTIINSVVMVGLYYGFLTTLSIGPSYIFLLRARVMEEGEEGTEKRVSATTGFIAGQLMMFISIYYVPLHLALGKPHTITVLALPYLLFHFFWNNHKDFFDHRRPTRNSMRNLSIQFVFLNNLIIQLFNHFILPSSMLARLVNIYMFRCNNNMLFVTSSFVGWLIGHILLMKWVGLVLVWIQQNNLIRSNVLIRSNKYLVSEFRNSMARIFSILLFITCVYYLGRIPSPILTKKLKGISETEEVGESEEERNIEIETISEGGGANQKQGTEENTSSYLFSEEEVDPSKMDETEKLRVTGKKKKKKGRTPLCF, via the coding sequence ATGACGATAATCAATTCGGTCGTTATGGTCGGACTCTATTATGGATTTCTGACCACACTATCCATAGGTCCCTCTTATATCTTCCTTCTACGAGCTCGAGTTatggaagaaggagaagaaggaaCCGAGAAGAGAGTATCAGCAACAACTGGGTTTATTGCAGGCCAGCTCATGATGTTCATATCAATCTACTATGTACCTCTGCATTTAGCATTGGGTAAACCTCATACAATAACTGTCCTAGCTCTACCGtatcttttgtttcatttcttctGGAACAATCACAAAGACTTTTTTGATCATAGACGTCCTACCAGAAATTCAATGCGTAATCTTAGCATTCAATTTGTATTCctgaataatctcattattcaattattcaaccatttcattttACCAAGTTCAATGTTAGCCAGATTAGTCAACATCTATATGTTTCGATGCAACAACAATATGTTATTTGTAACAAGTAGTTTTGTTGGTTGGTTAATTGGtcatattttattgatgaaatggGTTGGGTTGGTATTAGTCTGGatacaacaaaataatttaattaggtcTAATGTACTTATTCGATCTAATAAGTATCTTGTATCAGAATTTAGAAATTCTATGGCTCGAATCTTTAGTATTCTGTTATTTATTACCTGTGTTTACTATTTAGGCAGAATACCGTCACCCATTCTAACTAAGAAACTGAAAGGAATTTCCGAAACGGAAGAAGTGGGGGAAAGTGAGGAAGAAAGAAACATAGAAATAGAAACTATTTCCGAAGGGGGAGGGGCTAACCAGAAACAGGGGACCGAAGAAAATACTTCTTCTTACCTTTTTTCGGAGGAAGAGGTGGATCCGAGCAAAATGGACGAAACAGAAAAGCTACGAGTGactggaaagaaaaaaaaaaagaaagggcgAACTCCACTTTGTTTTTAA